In Penicillium oxalicum strain HP7-1 chromosome VII, whole genome shotgun sequence, one DNA window encodes the following:
- a CDS encoding Actin-like protein arp5 — protein sequence MTITSVHTLLPSRFSAAVTEKRAEKPPPKTYTVQDFPFKGYNPPQADGYERSKAHPDTSAIVIDNGSHLVKAGWSFDPNPRFVLPPVMSRYRDRKLGRQAHFIGYDAYVDATTRGQLKNAFDGNSSVVGNWDVMEGVLDYIFIKLGVDGANGGVDRPIVMTEPVANLGYPRKMMNEILFECYNAPSVAYGIDSLFAYRYNKGTDGLIVSSSHTSTHVIPVLNSKPLLSNSSRLNWGGVQTAEYLMKLLRLKYPTFPTRVTENQVEEMVHKHCYVSQDYDRELSGYLDWTGLEDRDHVIQYPFTEHVVVEKTEEELARIAERKKESGRRLQEQAAKMRLEKLVKKEQELEYWKDLQVRLANETKKEVRRVLEAEDLKDEAHLERMIRDLEKSIKRSRNRDLGIEEEEQQEEMSFHLLDVPNEELDEAGLKEKRHQQLMKSNVEARARAKAEKEREKARIEEEERLDREKRENDFENWIAERRVNRQNLLQKIKDRERFKADLGNRKSLASQMRMKTLANLAADGPKKRRRGGDDDDFGANDEDWGVYRTVAKDEQSDDEEEEDLDGMLNNVERELLEYDPEFTENHTLAAQSDWTKSLIHAFLRGPWPFDPESQREAHQLHLNVERIRVPEVVFKPSIAGVDQSGLIEIVADIVNHRFSNTEDRNRLLKDVFLTGGNTMFTGFDERFRRELRACLPAEAELAVRRAADPIMDAWKGAAQWASGSDFGRSGVSRQEYMEKGSEYLKEHDLGNAW from the exons ATGACCATCACCTCTGTCCACACCCTCCTCCCCAGCCGCTTCTCTGCTGCTGTCACCGAAAAGCGTGCGGAAAAGCCTCCTCCAAAGACATATACCGTTCAGGACTTTCCTTTCAAGGGCTACAATCCCCCGCAGGCGGATGGATATGAGCGCAGCAAGGCGCACCCTGACACCAGCGCTATTGTGATTGATAATG GCTCCCATCTTGTCAAGGCTGGCTGGTCCTTTGACCCAAACCCTCGATTTGTCCTCCCTCCGGTCATGAGCCGATACCGAGATCGCAAGCTCGGACGTCAAGCCCACTTCATCGGATACGATGCCTACGTGGATGCGACCACTCGCGGTCAACTCAAGAATGCCTTTGACGGCAATTCCAGCGTGGTCGGCAACTGGGATGTGATGGAAGGTGTGCTGGACTACATTTTTATCAAGCTTGGTGTTGATGGCGCCAACGGAGGCGTAGACCGACCTATCGTCATGACTGAACCGGTCGCCAACTTGGGATATCCAAGGAAAA TGATGAACGAAATTCTGTTCGAATGCTACAATGCGCCTTCAGTGGCCTATGGCATAGATTCACTCTTTGCATACCGCTACAACAAAGGAACCGATGGTCTGATTGTCTCATCATCACACACATCCACCCATGTTATCCCGGTCCTCAATTCCAAGCCGCTGCTCTCTAATTCATCCCGCCTCAATTGGGGTGGAGTCCAAACAGCAGAGTACCTCATGAAGTTGCTTCGGCTGAAATATCCTACATTCCCAACGCGTGTGACGGAAAACCAGGTGGAAGAAATGGTGCACAAACATTGTTATGTTTCCCAGGACTATGATCGCGAATTGAGTGGGTacttggactggactggactcgaGGATCGAGACCATGTCATCCAATACCCGTTCACCGAGCATGTTGTAGTTGAGAAGACAGAGGAGGAGCTGGCCCGAATCgcagagaggaaaaaggagagCGGTCGCCGGCTGCAGGAGCAAGCCGCCAAGATGCGATTGGAAAAGTTGGTCAAGAAAGAGCAGGAACTGGAATACTGGAAGGACCTGCAAGTGCGACTAGCCAATGAAACAAAGAAGGAAGTTCGCCGGGTCTTAGAAGCTGAAGACCTTAAGGATGAGGCGCACTTGGAACGGATGATCCGAGACCTGGAAAAGTCAATCAAGCGCTCCCGCAACCGTGACCTTGGtattgaggaagaagagcagcaggaggagaTGAGCTTCCATTTGCTCGATGTCCCCAATGAGGAACTTGATGAAGCTGGTCTGAAGGAGAAGCGACACCAGCAATTGATGAAATCCAACGTTGAGGCGAGAGCACGTGCCAAGGCTGAAAAGGAGCGAGAAAAGGCTCgtatcgaggaggaagagcgacTCGACCGGGAAAAGCGTGAAAATGACTTTGAGAACTGGATTGCCGAACGGCGTGTCAATCGACAG AACCTGTtgcaaaaaatcaaagatcgGGAACGCTTCAAGGCCGACCTTGGCAACCGAAAGTCTCTCGCCAGTCAGATGCGCATGAAGACTTTGGCCAACTTGGCTGCTGACGGTCCCAAGAAGCGACGTCGTGGcggcgacgacgacgactTTGGTGCAAATGACGAGGATTGGGGCGTCTACCGAACCGTTGCCAAAGACGAACAAagcgacgatgaggaagaggaagatctTGACGGCATGTTGAATAACGTTGAGAGGGAGCTGTTGGAGTACGACCCTGAGTTCACCGAGAATCACACCCTTGCCGCCCAGTCAGATTGGACCAAGAGTCTAATTCACGCGTTCCTTCGCGGGCCGTGGCCCTTTGACCCGGAGAGCCAGCGCGAGGCGCATCAGCTTCACTTGAACGTGGAGCGCATTCGCGTGCCCGAGGTAGTCTTTAAGCCGTCGATTGCGGGAGTTGACCAATCGGGCCTCATTGAGATCGTGGCTGATATTGTCAACCACCGTTTCTCAAACACCGAGGACCGCAATCGTCTCCTGAAGGATGTCTTTTTGACCGGCGGCAACACCATGTTTACCGGGTTCGACGAGCGCTTCCGACGAGAGCTCCGCGCTTGTTTGCCCGCCGAGGCCGAACTCGCCGTGCGCCGGGCTGCTGATCCCATCATGGATGCCTGGAAGGGTGCAGCCCAATGGGCCTCGGGATCTGACTTTGGCCGATCGGGAGTCAGTCGTCAGGAGTACATGGAGAAGGGAAGTGAATACTTGAAG GAACATGACCTGGGTAATGCGTGGTGA
- a CDS encoding Lysophospholipase nte1: protein MAIGGLAPSLGPSLALTLIPAAAAAAAAASVNPSLSTVAVALSTSISSSALSSSLAPAASVTVTSTPGASALTTALSAVVSTHPPPIIPPLPLTMAGWITWLFNFIFQVIPRGLYWLITFTTIVLPTWLFTLFSMSLTFTMNFTTLMLIILALVSTVSWFIRYRFLNMYSRLPPEPPRKEAQIDLFPDVQEGDSKPGLANYLDEFLSAIKVFGYLERPVFHELTRTMQTRKLIAGETLMLEEEKGFCLVVDGLVQIFVKSTRPRQTAASASEESLQLDEEATSDEEDTHLHGRQGYQLLTEVKNGAAMSSLFSILSLFTEDIQLDETRRSTSSQSDSSHFRADSVPVSPRVGMMGSHQSVMENSSEPRTPIHGPGDGLPAVPPLHLGESHGLRNQTSQSKASRPAGKRRKSVHPDIVARATVDTTIAIIPASAFRRLTRVYPRATAHIVQVILTRLQRVTFATAHSYLGLTSDVLGIERQVAKFTTWDLPNDLRGSALDRLKEKFTRERDRLGHEEVCKGIALHNPSIGRRRRSSSSLRKEAVLQARMAGNSRPMALTPHKRLPSFVDRDVTGVSPGDLLSTIQLSRFGPRGDHMNPQLQSPLTERERPLFQAAGKDVRPATFHRQDSIDEDAIFRDSILDCMMKAIGLTESTGDVLRKGNPNSGDASPRLLTYDSRRQKAVFSNAFGFIDPYEGSGDGETDSMMSMSVTSAGGTSPVVNLREDLRHDIEIVYFPQGSVLVEQGERHPGLYYVIDGFLDVGVPVNERGDDLVGSSRPTEGPIAHVQEELFPNLKRTTTASSRVAASNISGDPRRKSLSRKSLYLIKPGGIQGYVGGLASYRSYTDVVAKTDVYVGFLPRASLERIADRYPIALLTLGKRLTSLLPRLLLHIDFALEWVQVNAGQVIYHQGDESDAIYLVLNGRLRSVLEGPKGKMTVIGEYGQGESVGELEVMTESTRPATLHAIRATELAKFPRSLFNSLAQEHPGITIQISKLIAQRMRDLVEHPLSEKGVEMSQTSGVQTATSTVNLRTVAILPVTAGVPVVEFGHRLLHALHQIGVTRGVTSLNQAAILNHLGRHAFSKMGKLKLSQYLADLEEKYGLVLYVADTNVNSPWTQTCISQADTILLVGLAESSPAIGEYERFLLGMKTTARKELVLLHSDRYCAPGLTRSWLKNRVWINGGHHHIQMEFRLTAEPSHPQAKKFGTVLKQRVQILQAEIQKYTSRRIQQTPLYSPQTPFKGDFHRLARRLCGKAVGLVLGGGGARGIAHVGVIKALEEAGIPVDIVGGTSIGSFIGALYARDADVVPMYGRAKKFSGRMGSMWRFALDLTYPTVSYTTGHEFNRGIFKTFGDSQIEDFWLEFYCNTTNISRSRAEYHSSGYVWRYVRASMSLAGLIPPICDEGSMLLDGGYIDNLTVAHMKGLGADVIFAVDVGSIDDNTPQGYGDSLSGFWSMLNRWNPFSSIPNPPTLSEIQARLAYVSSIDNLERAKATSGCLYMRPPIDPYGTLEFGKFDEIYQVGYKYGKEFLDRLKNEGSLPIPEETEEKRKLQRTMAPRRASI from the exons ATGGCCATCGGCGGCCTGGCCCCATCCCTGGGTCCGTCCCTGGCCCTCACGTTAATACCGGcggctgcagctgcagctgcagccgCCTCGGTGAACCCAAGCCTTTCCACTGTTGCTGTCGCTCTTTCAActtccatctcttcgtctgctttgtcttcttccctcgcgCCAGCTGCGTCGGTCACGGTCACCTCCACCCCCGGTGCTTCTGCTCTTACCACCGCTCTGTCCGCTGTGGTGTCCACTCACCCCCCGCCAATCATCCCACCACTACCCTTAACCATGGCGGGGTGGATCACTTGGTTGTTCAACTTCATCTTCCAGGTTATTCCACGGGGCTTATACTGGCTCATCACCTTCACCACGATAGTGCTGCCCACATGGCTCTTTACGCTCTTTTCCATGAGTTTAACCTTCACCATGAATTTCACTACGCT AATGCTGATCATCCTCGCCCTGGTATCGACGGTGAGCTGGTTCATTCGATATCGATTTTTGAACATGTACAGCCGTCTTCCCCCAGAGCCTCCCCGGAAGGAAGCACAGATCGATTTGTTTCCAGACGTGCAGGAAGGGGATTCGAAGCCAGGTCTCGCAAATTATCTCGATGAATTCCTCAGTGCGATTAAAGTATTTGGTTACCTCGAGCGCCCCGTCTTCCATGAGTTGACGCGGACCATGCAGACCAGGAAGCTGATCGCCGGAGAGACGTTgatgctggaagaagaaaaaggcttcTGCTTGGTGGTCGATGGGCTGGTGCAGATATTTGTCAAATCCACCCGGCCGAGGCAGACTGCGGCGAGTGCCTCGGAGGAGAGTCTGCAACTCGATGAGGAAGCGACctcggatgaggaggataCACATCTGCATGGCCGGCAGGGCTATCAATTGCTGACGGAGGTGAAGAACGGTGCTGCCATGTCGTCACTATTTTCTATTCTGTCTCTCTTCACTGAAGATATCCAGCTCGACGAAACCCGACGCTCCACCTCAAGCCAGTCAGACTCGAGCCATTTCCGCGCCGACTCAGTTCCGGTTAGTCCCAGGGTGGGCATGATGGGTAGTCATCAGTCAGTCATGGAGAACTCGAGTGAGCCCCGAACTCCGATTCATGGTCCTGGGGATGGACTGCCGGCGGTTCCTCCCCTTCATCTTGGCGAAAGCCATGGCCTGCGCAATCAGACATCGCAATCGAAAGCCAGCCGGCCAGCAGGAAAGCGTCGCAAATCGGTGCATCCGGACATTGTCGCTCGAGCAACGGTTGATACAACAATAGCTATCATCCCCGCGAGCGCATTTCGCCGTCTGACACGAGTTTACCCCAGAGCAACTGCGCACATTGTTCAGGTCATTCTGACCCGTCTACAACGCGTGACCTTTGCAACTGCTCACTCGTATCTGGGCTTGACTTCTGACGTGTTAGGGATCGAGCGCCAGGTTGCCAAGTTTACCACGTGGGATCTGCCCAACGATCTTCGAGGAAGCGCGCTGGATCGTCTCAAGGAGAAGTTTACCCGAGAGCGAGATCGTCTGGGACACGAAGAAGTCTGCAAGGGTATTGCGCTGCACAATCCATCAATTGGCCGTAGACGCCGGTCCAGCAGCTCGCTCAGGAAGGAAGCTGTTCTGCAGGCCCGTATGGCTGGCAACAGCCGTCCCATGGCACTGACGCCGCACAAACGACTCCCTTCGTTCGTCGATCGAGATGTGACAGGCGTCAGCCCTGGAGACCTGCTCTCGACCATTCAGCTTTCTCGATTCGGGCCGCGTGGCGATCACATGAACCCACAACTACAAAGCCCTCTCACAGAAAGGGAGCGTCCTCTGTTCCAGGCAGCTGGCAAGGACGTTCGCCCGGCGACCTTCCACCGCCAAGACTCAATCGACGAGGACGCTATATTCCGTGATTCAATCTTAGACTGCATGATGAAGGCGATTGGTCTGACCGAGAGCACCGGCGACGTCTTGCGCAAAGGCAACCCAAACTCCGGCGACGCGTCGCCTCGTCTCTTGACGTATGATTCACGGCGCCAAAAGGCGGTGTTTTCGAATGCGTTTGGATTCATCGACCCATACGAGGGTTCCGGGGATGGCGAAACCGACTCCATGATGTCCATGTCGGTAACGAGTGCAGGTGGGACGTCGCCTGTGGTCAATTTGCGTGAGGATCTCCGCCACGACATTGAAATTGTGTATTTCCCGCAAGGCTCAGTTCTGGTGGAGCAGGGAGAGCGTCATCCCGGGCTGTACTACGTTATCGATGGATTTTTGGATGTTGGTGTTCCAGTGAACGAGCGGGGTGACGACCTTGTGGGATCTTCTCGGCCCACGGAGGGACCAATCGCCCATGTCCAGGAGGAGCTTTTCCCGAACTTGAAACGAACCACGACGGCCTCTAGCCGCGTGGCGGCATCCAATATCTCTGGTGACCCACGGCGGAAATCTCTGTCCCGCAAGTCGCTGTATCTGATCAAACCCGGTGGGATCCAAGGCTATGTTGGTGGCCTCGCCTCTTACCGCTCTTACACTGACGTCGTTGCGAAAACCGACGTCTACGTGGGATTCCTTCCGCGAGCTTCTCTGGAAAGAATTGCCGATAGATATCCCATCGCTCTGTTGACGCTAGGCAAAAGACTCACTAGCCTCTTGCCGCGTTTACTGCTGCACATTGATTTTGCACTCGAATGGGTGCAAGTCAACGCGGGCCAGGTGATCTATCACCAGGGAGATGAAAGTGATGCCATCTACCTCGTCCTCAATGGCAGACTCAGATCCGTACTTGAAGGCCCCAAGGGCAAGATGACGGTCATCGGCGAATATGGTCAAGGTGAGAGTGTAGGTGAACTCGAAGTCATGACCGAATCGACACGACCGGCGACACTTCATGCCATCCGAGCCACTGAGTTGGCGAAATTCCCCCGTTCCTTGTTCAACAGCCTTGCTCAAGAGCACCCCGGAATCACCATCCAAATTTCAAAGTTGATTGCACAGCGTATGCGTGATCTGGTCGAGCATCCTCTGTCCGAAAAGGGTGTCGAAATGAGCCAAACCAGTGGTGTGCAGACAGCAACCTCAACGGTCAACTTGCGCACAGTTGCAATCCTGCCAGTTACTGCGGGAGTGCCGGTCGTCGAGTTTGGGCACAGACTACTCCATGCGCTGCACCAAATCGGTGTCACTCGAGGTGTGACCTCCCTCAACCAAGCCGCCATCTTAAACCACCTGGGTCGTCACGCATTCAGTAAAATGGGCAAACTGAAGCTTTCTCAGTATCTTGCCGACTTGGAGGAGAAATACGGGCTTGTACTCTACGTTGCTGATACCAATGTCAACTCGCCATGGACACAGACCTGCATCTCGCAGGCAGACACGATTCTCCTGGTTGGTTTGGCGGAGTCTTCACCTGCAATTGGTGAATATGAGCGATTCCTGTTGGGCATGAAGACAACTGCGCGCAAGGAACTCGTTTTGCTGCATTCTGACCGTTATTGTGCACCGGGTTTGACCAGGAGCTGGTTGAAGAATCGGGTATGGATCAACGGGGGTCACCATCATATTCAAATGGAGTTCCGTCTCACCGCCGAACCATCTCATCCGCAGGCCAAGAAGTTTGGCACCGTCTTGAAACAACGCGTCCAGATCCTGCAGGCTGAAATCCAAAAGTATACCTCTCGAAGAATTCAACAAACCCCGTTGTATTCACCTCAGACGCCCTTCAAGGGTGACTTCCATCGACTTGCCCGACGACTCTGCGGTAAGGCGGTTGGCCTTGTGCTcggtggtggcggtgctCGAGGAATTGCCCATGTCGGCGTGATCAAGGCTCTCGAGGAGGCGGGTATTCCCGTTGACATTGTCGGTGGAACCTCCATTGGCTCATTCATCGGAGCGCTGTATGCGAGAGATGCAGACGTGGTGCCCATGTATGGTCGTGCCAAAAAATTCTCTGGTCGTATGGGCAGCATGTGGCGATTCGCGCTGGATTTGACGTACCCCACCGTCTCATACACAACTGGCCACGAGTTCAATCGGGGAATCTTCAAAACATTTGGTGATAGCCAAATCGAGGACTTTTGGCTTGAGTTCTACTGCAACACAACCAACATCAGTCGTTCTCGGGCCGAGTATCACTCATCCGGCTATGTCTGGCGCTACGTTCGTGCCTCCATGTCTCTCGCTGGTCTGATCCCTCCCATCTGCGATGAAGGCAGTATGCTGCTCGACGGTGGGTACATTGACAATCTTACGGTCGCGCACATGAAGGGCCTCGGGGCAGATGTGATCTTTGCCGTGGATGTGGGTTCCATCGACGACAACACCCCACAGGGCTATGGGGACTCGCTGTCTGGCTTTTGGTCCATGCTGAACCGCTGGAAtcctttctcctcgattCCTAACCCACCGACTTTGTCTGAAATTCAAGCTCGTCTGGCGTATGTTTCTTCCATCGACAACCTGGAACGAGCAAAAGCCACTTCTGGCTGTCTGTACATGCGGCCGCCTATTGACCCGTACGGGACGCTTGAGTTCGGCAAGTTTGATGAAATTTATCAAGTTGGATACAAATACGGCAAGGAGTTCCTCGATCGTCTCAAGAATGAAGGCTCTCTTCCCATTCCCGAAGAAACAGAGGAAAAGCGAAAGCTGCAACGTACCATGGCCCCTCGGCGTGCCAGTATTTAA